A stretch of the Ornithodoros turicata isolate Travis chromosome 4, ASM3712646v1, whole genome shotgun sequence genome encodes the following:
- the LOC135392288 gene encoding uncharacterized protein LOC135392288 produces MGAFPSDDYARGLKDMDFDRGHVPMQRSLGLNWDLKADTFTSKVPVKDTPNTYPATTRRRIRRGVLSTVNSLYDPLGFTAPVTVQGRLLLRDISSETSDWDAHLDLNDNWLTWRDSLHHLERLKIPRQYTAISLSDARRRKICVFCDASEKAIAAVAYIRVTDADGMQLVGFVFGKAKLAPRPEQTIPRLELCAAVLAVDITELVVSEIDAHIDDIKFYTDSKVVLGYIFNQSRRFYLYVSNRVNRIRRSTKPEQWHYVPTGQNPADHATRPVAADALAGTTWLTGPKFLRECTDAQRERTAFPLFEPDQDKEIRPQMAVSATRVGNRQLGAHRFERFSTWTSLLRAVACLVHIARSFHNPLADCHGWHYCSKPRSADELNEAKEVILRCVQHEEFPEAVTCPHTDAAQQSRISFSNPLCELDPFVDNQGLLRVGGRLRNSDLHEAEKHPVIVSGRHHVGLLLIRHYHGKVKHQGRHFTEGAIRAAGFWIIGGKRCISAMIHHCITCRKLRRKLEHQKMADLPEDRLSADPPFTYVGLDVFGPWMVASRRTRGGLAHNKRWAVLFTCMAIRAVHEVIESMDTSSFINALRRFLALRGPVKQLCSDRGTKFVGACSELKMSAVGFELRKVQRFLSEQGCTWIFNTPHSSHMGGVWERMIGMARRILDSMLLNDGSPRFSHEVLTTFLAEVTAIMNGRPLVPVSSDPECPSALSPAMVLTKKPTSSTAPPGDFKSLHVTQWKQVQALANSFWHGWRTQFLPTIQRKWKTDRPNLQAGDLVLLKDVGARRNEWPMGRISAVRRGKDGKVRKVQLQTVKDGKKKTFERPVSEMVLLLSPDQSD; encoded by the coding sequence ATGGGCGCCTTCCCATCCGATGACTACGCCAGGGGCCTTAAAGACATGGACTTCGACAGAGGTCACGTACCGATGCAACGGAGCCTTGGACTAAACTGGGACCTAAAGGCAGATACGTTCACCTCCAAAGTGCCCGTAAAAGACACCCCGAATACGTATCCTGCTACGACGCGGCGTAGGATACGACGCGGCGTACTATCCACTGTGAACAGCCTATACGACCCCCTAGGATTCACAGCCCCAGTGACAGTACAAGGTAGGCTGTTGCTGAGAGATATTTCTTCAGAAACGTCAGATTGGGATGCCCATCTCGACCTGAATGACAACTGGCTAACGTGGCGAGACTCCTTACATCATCTTGAACGGCTCAAGATACCACGCCAGTACACTGCAATCTCTCTCTCCGACGCCCGTCGACGGAAAATCTGCGTATTCTGCGATGCCTCAGAAAAGGCAATCGCCGCTGTGGCGTACATCAGAGTCACAGATGCTGATGGAATGCAACTCGTGGGTTTTGTGTTTGGAAAAGCAAAGCTAGCGCCGCGCCCCGAACAGACCATTCCAAGACTTGAGCTATGTGCCGCTGTGCTCGCCGTCGATATCACAGAGTTAGTCGTCAGCGAGATCGATGCTCACATCGATGACATTAAATTCTACACGGACAGCAAAGTTGTGCTCGGATACATCTTCAATCAATCGAGGCGTTTCTACCTCTATGTCAGCAACCGTGTGAACCGCATACGAAGATCTACGAAGCCCGAACAATGGCATTACGTTCCCACCGGTCAGAACCCTGCAGATCACGCCACTAGACCTGTGGCTGCAGATGCTTTGGCTGGCACGACTTGGCTAACAGGACCGAAATTTCTCCGGGAATGTACGGACGCACAGAGAGAGCGCACAGCCTTCCCGCTTTTTGAACCAGATCAGGACAAGGAAATCCGTCCTCAAATGGCTGTCTCGGCAACTCGCGTAGGAAATCGACAACTGGGGGCTCATCGCTTCGAGCGCTTTTCGACATGGACATCTCTACTGCGGGCCGTGGCATGCCTGGTGCATATCGCTCGTTCCTTTCATAACCCTTTGGCTGATTGTCACGGATGGCATTACTGCAGCAAACCGCGAAGCGCGGATGAGCTGAACGAGGCGAAGGAAGTAATCCTTCGTTGTGTCCAACACGAAGAATTTCCAGAAGCTGTCACATGTCCCCATACGGACGCAGCTCAACAAAGTCGCATTTCGTTCAGCAACCCTTTGTGTGAACTCGACCCGTTCGTCGACAATCAGGGCCTGTTGAGAGTTGGTGGACGCCTACGGAACTCCGACCTCCACGAAGCGGAAAAGCATCCAGTCATCGTTTCGGGTCGCCATCATGTAGGCTTATTGCTGATACGGCACTATCATGGAAAGGTTAAACATCAAGGGCGACACTTCACCGAAGGAGCTATTAGAGCTGCCGGGTTTTGGATTATCGGCGGAAAAAGATGCATCAGCGCCATGATTCATCACTGTATCACATGCCGCAAACTTCGAAGAAAACTGGAGCATCAGAAGATGGCCGACTTGCCTGAAGATAGGCTAAGCGCGGACCCTCCGTTCACCTACGTGGGACTGGACGTTTTCGGCCCTTGGATGGTTGCCTCACGTCGCACAAGGGGCGGTCTGGCCCACAACAAAAGGTGGGCAGTCTTATTCACATGCATGGCCATTCGTGCAGTGCACGAGGTCATTGAGTCAATGGATACGTCCAGCTTCATTAACGCCCTGCGAAGATTCCTTGCGCTCAGAGGCCCAGTGAAGCAGCTCTGTTCAGACAGGGGCACGAAATTCGTTGGTGCCTGCTCTGAGCTCAAGATGTCGGCTGTTGGCTTCGAACTTCGTAAAGTTCAACGCTTCTTGAGCGAGCAAGGCTGCACCTGGATTTTCAATACACCTCATTCCTCCCACATGGGTGGCGTGTGGGAACGCATGATAGGCATGGCTCGCCGCATCCTAGATTCAATGCTTCTGAACGACGGCTCTCCTCGCTTCTCCCATGAGGTCTTGACCACATTCCTAGCAGAAGTGACCGCCATTATGAACGGCAGACCATTGGTTCCAGTCTCCTCTGATCCCGAATGTCCCTCAGCGCTCTCCCCTGCAATGGTCCTGACGAAAAAACCTACGTCGTCAACAGCACCTCCTGGAGATTTTAAAAGTCTTCATGTGACGCAGTGGAAACAAGTTCAAGCTCTTGCCAACAGCTTCTGGCATGGCTGGAGAACCCAGTTCCTGCCCACCATTCAACGCAAGTGGAAAACCGATCGACCTAATCTTCAAGCTGGCGATCTTGTGCTGCTGAAAGACGTAGGCGCTAGACGCAACGAGTGGCCAATGGGACGAATCAGTGCTGTGCGGCGAGGGAAAGACGGTAAGGTGCGCAAGGTGCAACTCCAGACAGTTAAAGACGGCAAGAAGAAAACCTTTGAACGACCGGTCTCCGAGATGGTTCTTCTGTTGTCGCCGGATCAAAGTGACTGA